From Arachis hypogaea cultivar Tifrunner chromosome 3, arahy.Tifrunner.gnm2.J5K5, whole genome shotgun sequence:
GCTTAAAATTGTAGGAACCAATTTATTGAAGCTATAGCGACGTCGTATTTACATTAATTAAGGCACTGCATATAGTTTATCAGCGATTGAATCTgaaaatcaaactagcttctggCTATAGTTTATGGACATCATCACTGCATCGGAGAATCTAATTTAGATGTACAAAATCAATCTATTATTAAGGATTAACatccaattcaaaaaaaaaaaaatctaaataatcAATTCGATTGagtaatatttaaattttctttattttttcttttctatcagAAAGTACTTTTTGGTGGTTGAACGGTAGATGTTTATTCTTCTTTAACCAAGTATCTATGGTTTAAAGCTCATCTTGAGCATgaaaatactttaaaattttgGACCAGCTACTCCATTTATTAAGATATCTACGATCTAACGAAAAATTAATCACTGAAGCGGTAAGAAAATATTCCAACTGTGAAACAAAAGTGGAAGAATGATATAAAGACTTGGGATTTCATATTGGAACGCAAAGGTATTTAAAACTAGAATATGTCATCCTTCAAAATTAGCTTTTCAACTGTCAATTCTTGAAAACATGTTATCGTAAGACGTCAACGGTTGATTAAATTGTTATTGCCAAAGCACGCCGCATCAATCTATTATGCTATAGAAGCAACCtattttttgtatttgttttaacGTAAATTTCAGACAATTCGAAGGGATGAAATTCAAATCCTCAACAAAGCAAGTACGGTTGCTGACTAATGCCTTTTTTGACGATTCATTTATGGATTAACACACAAGATATGAGAAACAAAATGATTCATTCCAGACAAAGAACTCATCTGTGTCTCCGTCAACTTATTGTTATTTCCTtgagcaacaaattcaacaaatggGAATACATAACATAACTATAGTCTGTATTCATCGCATGAATGATAAGGCCTAAGGCCTTTGAAAGgctaaagtcaccaagcatctccGAAATACAACAGCAAAACTCGGAGACCCACTAATGCTGCGAGTGGTAAAAAGCATGATGAGAGAAAAGAGCAGCTGTGCCTGTGACATGGGAACTGCCAGTGCATTTATTCAAAGAATCAGGAATTGAACACAAAAATTTTCCTACATCAAAGTAAACTCAAGATTGAACAGCCCTGCAATATTGCCATTACAGTTTTGACTTAAAGATTTATGACGATGCTCTCAGATTTGACTCGAGTCCCTTCCAAAAATAAAACGCCTTGTCCAGTCTGATACAACTAATGCCCGTGTGCGCCAGCTAACTTGCTTGCTGTtcaaggcaaacaaaagcattaATAATTCAGTATTCTGAATGTCTTAAGAGCAGTTTTAAGGATATAATAATGAGACCAAAAGGAACACACAACAATACCTTGCATAGACAGAATACCAAAGCCATTGAGTGCTATGACCAATTGAAACCCAATCACCAGGAAGCTGTGCAGCTGCCTGCTCTCCTCCCAGAGGAGCAAATTGACCTAAATGCTTGTACCTTGAGGCACAATCAACCATGCACTAATAAGTAAATCCTTCAACTATGGAGACCCTTTGATCATATTCATCAATGTATAAACATAAAGAGAAAGATAAAAGAACTAAGAGCAAGTAAGCTAATATGATACCTGAAGGGTTTGAACCTATGGCGTCCTTCTCCCCTGAACCTGATAGGACCCTCTGGATTCTTTTCACACTCTTCCATCCGATTAAAGCACTTGGCAAGGTAGGTGCCTTGCTGAGATGCAACCTAATACGAgagtgccaaaaaaaaaaaaacaagtcatGTCACCGAGGAGACATCATCAGATAGAAAGCCTACAGGCAACTAATTAACATGCCATGCACCTGTGCTGTAGCAGGAAGAAACTTCATTTGAGAATCCACTTTAGAAAGTGCAGTTTTTAGTTCTTCGATACTCAGCTCAATAGATTCCTTTGCAACATCTCCCTTGGCTTCTTTCAACAGATCAGCAATATCATTCATTTGTCTAGTCTTCAGATACAGTTCTACCTGAGGGTATCTCTCACAGATATCATCCAATACCTCTTGAAATTCTTTGACCGTGAGGGTTCCTGAGTTGTCTTTGTCCGCCTTCTTAAAGATTGCTGCAATATCTTCCTACAATGCCGAGAATGAAATTCactattaaagaaaaaaaagattatttgaaattcaaataattgtctttctcatactAAAACACAAGTCCCAGATATTGAATGAGTGCATCTTAATTTAGAATGCATTGACAGATTCACTTAACTTGAAAAAGAACAAATACAGCACAAATTTATTCAGCAAGATGAGTTTTAATAAAGACTTACTATGTCTATCactctacaaaagaaaaatagagattTTACTATTTCATCAAAATTATGTAGTGGTGTTACACACTTACACTAATGATGGAGAGAACAACAAAACTCTGAAGAAATGCCAAATGTAAACCTAGTATAATTGAATCCAATTACTCAACCCATATCAATGGAATAGGCAAATGGCAATATACATACTATTGGTAATGCTAAAGTGAATGCATAAATTATGGAGAAATAGTATGAGATACCATGACTTTTCGCTGGTTTATTGTAGCACAATCTCCAAGTGCATACACATTGTTGGTTCCCTCAACTCTCAACCATTCATCGGTAGCAACAGCACGCCTGTTAATCTGCTTAGAATGGTACGTGTCAAATGAATAGTACTAAAACATATAGGCTTCAAGAGACAAGGTAAAAATCATAAATCAGAATAAATGTAATGTCAAATTTCCCAAACACAAACCTGGCCAATTTGTGTCATAAAATCTCTAATAAATGGACGAGTTCCAATGCCAGTTGACCAGACAGCCATTCCATATGGCATTGTAGTGATTTCTCCTCCATTTTTCATTTCTTTAGTCGAAATTTCTTTATCAGATACCTTCACAACCATGGATCCAGTTTTCACATCGATGCCATCTCTTCGGAACTTGTCCTCAGCAAAAGAAGTGATTCTTTTGTCAAACCTGAAAAATGAGCAAAAACACACATCACCTTTGACGAAAGTTTTATGGTCAAATTAGGTATTTAACAATGAATAATACAACAACTTCATAACTTTTATGAGCATTGCCTACTTTACATGAAATAAACCTACCATTATTAAGGAACAAGAACCATTCTCATTGTCTATCTCTTCAAATAACTATCTTAAATTCTTGTAGTTGTGTTGTGCTTCCAAGATTTTTACTATGTAAAACACAAGATTGTAAGCAGAATGTTATATATGTTTCCAATTGTTCCCTCTTAAACACTTCGGCTTGTCAACTTTTCAACCCAATGATTTCACATCCTACTCAACACTAGTAGCTGGTTTCTTTGAGTCTAACATGTGCATATCAGGTACACTACAACACCTTCTATTGAACCATGTCATTATGTTACTGAAATCACGAgttattaccaaattttaaacaaACAAAACCACCACCCACATATATAAAAATCCATGATTTAGTCAAATACTTCAGATGCCTACTCATAAAACGCAAATTGGATGGTAAGGCATTGTTCATCAATTTGCTAATAATGAAagcaaaggaataatgagagttAGATGCTCACATGCTCAAAATATGTTCCCCTGCCTCCAGAAGCGTAATCTTAACCAAATCTTTTATACCGGGATATAATTTGACCAAATCTTCATTGACGAAGTCATGAAGAGAGGCTGCAAACTCCACCCCGGTCGGACCACCTCCAACAATAGCAAAATGAAggattctcttcttctcttcctcactTACACTAGGCAAGCTTGCTCTCTCAAAGCAGTCAATAACTGTTCTTCTGATCTTCTGTGCATCTTCAACTTCCTGCACAGTGTATACACACATCcatgaaaatattaaaatataaaataataaaaaaaatacacatgCATAAACAGAATCCAGTCACATTTTATACGTAAGAGCTTTGGGACTTAATGGCTTTCAGTACGAGGTTAGAAAGGGACTAACCTTCAAGAAATGGCAATTCTCCACCACCCCGGGAGTATTGAATGTGTTTACATTTGCTCCCACGGCTATGATGAGGAAGTCATAGTCCACAACAAATTCATCTTTTTCATTCGAATTATTGCTTATACTTGACCGACAGTAAACTTTCCTGTTTGCTGCGTCAATCTTGAGACATTCTGCTTCACTGAAGTCTACTTTCACATTTTTCTGCTAGGAGGAAAACGTGAAAAAGCTGGCATTAAGCAGGTTTCTATACCAGTAACCTAATTATCAGAATATGTGTAAATTTATTCTAAGGTGATAACAGTCTTGacatatttgactaaattgttTTTAACAGTTTTCAATTATTAGCTTCATATGGAAACAATTGAATTGGACGTGAGTTTCCACcttattctaataataaatatcatCATCACACAAACATTTTCCTAATACAAGAGTGAAGTCAAATTACAGTGACAAGACCCTAACATAAGACCAAAGCGCCTtgtattcataattttataataataatagtaataactcTAGAAAGTTAAAACAATGTGTATAAACTTATATAGCAAATATATATTACGCGTATGTACTTTTCTCAAGACTCTGGTGCTCGGTTTAAAAAACCGTTGACAGCCATTAGCTATTCTAAACAAATTTGCTTGCAATAGGACTGAATTAGTGAAATGGAATGATAGTAGTATCTAAAATACAATCATAATAATGATATTCGCACATAATCAGAAAAAGTATATACCCGAATTTTATATTAGTCGTGTATAAAAACTTATTAAACTTAATTAACAAGTTATTACCTTCCTAAAGATGTTGCGAACGGGTTCAACGATGCTACGGGCCTCGACGGTGCCGCACGTGACACTAGGAAGCAAAGGTGTGAAGGCAAAATAGTTGCGAGGAGACACCACGTGGACCTCATATCTGGGATTCTCCAGATTCTTCAAGAAGCTCGTCCCTGCCCAACCTGTCCCCAGCACCaccaccttcttcttctcctccttcactACCGCCGCTTCCGATTGAGCTACCGCCTCGCCGTATGCCAAAAGTCCACCACCGCTGCATCATATACAACAAATACACCCTTCAGTATTCAACTCTTCATATTTTATAATTTGTGATCTGAATCTGACACATCTCAACTACATAATTCTTGTTTGTTAGATCTATTCACtcaatattttagtttattttccaaTTTAACTTAATTGCAACTTGCAAGGAATCTCAATAAGAGAGCATGGTTTGGTGCAGAGGATGGGAGTAGGACAACGGATCAGAGAATAATTAGCAAAATTGATTATAGgaattatgtttaaattaaaatcCGGGTTTGGTGAGTATATGTGGATCTACCTTGGAAGAGAAGAAACGTTGAATCCATGATAATAGAAATGAAAACATCAAGTGGTAATAGGAATAAGCAAGAGAAGAGGGAAAAGGAAAATGGAATGAAGTAGATGGAGAGGTACCTAACGGTGGTGCAGAGGAGTACAAGCTTGAAGTGGGAGTCGTAGCCATGGAAAGCTTTAGAAAGACGCTGGAAGAAAGTGAAAGTGCGCATTGTGGTTGTTTGGAGCAGCGAAGATCGGGGATTCCAAAATTCCGGGAAGTTGAAAAGCGAGTGGGGGATGTTCTGACGGGTACGTAATTACAAGAATGTGAGAGAGAGAATGGGGTCAACCGTCAAAGAGAACGAGGGAGGGAAAGAACCAGAGGAAGCTACCAAGCACAAAAATTGGAACTGCGTGTCTTCTAGGCTTTCGCCTTTtctagttttcttttcttctcttttttttttcagtcaCGTTCTGACTTTTGActcatttgtaaaaaaaaattaaaaagtaagaaaaattttaacggcgagtcaaatttaattttatttactaaattaaaaaacaGTGAATTAAGTATCATCAAATAGTAATactgttttatattttataatttcattGTTCAATTATAGTtcgccaaaaaaaaattattccatTTTATCGAATCACCCATGCCCAAacatattattttcttttattaagtgACTGGTCAATGTCTAAACAAGTTCTGAATTAAAAAAATCTAGACgttaaaataatttgatttttattcacatcatttttttaattatattattttattataatgtcACTTATAAAATGGCCGCCGACGAAGGGTATGCTTTAGCAGCTAGTTTTTCCTTTATTGAAGTCGTTTGTGATGTGCTGGAAGCAGATTAGCAAAATAAAGGTGGCACGCATAAAATGACGTGTTACTAGGTTTGTTTTTCATCCTCGTCGATTGGTAATAACGCATACAAAGTTACAAACATAAAATGATTTGTTTAACAGTTTAAGCCATTCGGTTGAAGATGGGATAGGATAACTGTGACCCTGACCAAAAATCTGAAAAAAGTGTGCACATGCTTTTCTTTGGATGTCACATTTTGTTGGTGGTGGTAGTCATTATTAACTTAACTTTCCGTTTATATTAAAGGTAAAAATTGATATCCTTTTTGCTTTcaggtaaaatttttttaatatttaaaaattaaataataatttaattaaatttattaaattagttataatggttaattttatataaaaataagtgtatataaatttttattttatattgattatattctatttttatattaacttccacaccaaatttaaaataataagactTTACAGcactattattgttattttttttatatttatattaaatatatactaaaatcaataaTCAAGTTAATCATCAGAattgaatatatattaaaatataaaatatatattaaaaataaattaaattacatatatatatatacacacgaaTACATAGCTATTAGTTTTAGtgtgtaaataatttttaatttttttaatatctttcTAGTCTTTTTCTTGaataacaattaacaacaatATTACCTCACCTTGCATACAATATTGCATGATCAACGTGCTCTCAGCCTCTCACGCAAATTTTATTCTGAAAAATGACAAACAACAGCTAGATTTGTTTCTATATTACTACCTATGCCTCTAAATACTCATCTACAAATTAAAACAAAGTAGTTATTCATATCTTTGGATCAATTTAATCGACAAATatcattattcttcttcattgTTTTAAATGTATGCAAAATAACGTTGGTTTCTGTTTTCTCCTAGACTCGTTCTAATgttgttttcttttctcttgTAGCTTAAATCCCACTTATGCAACAACAAAAACGATATTAGTAAGTTTTTCGTCTGCAAAGCTTTCATTTATTTCTTCAAAAGAATTTAGAAATGTCAGTTTAATTTTTATTCAGTGATGATGCCATGTGATTAACATGTTAAAAGGATATCACCCAaatggatttaaaaaaaaaaagaaaaaaagaaaaaaggagagagaagagCTTATTAGGTGGAGGTGACTAAATACCCATtttggtccctgagattcacgcgATTACTCATTTTGCTCCCCGAAATTCAAAATTATCTATACTGGTAGATTCAAGTTTTGGCACCAATATGATCCCTCGACTCTTTCTGGTGATGATTAGGCAAATAGAATGCTGAGATGACACCCTTTCTATCACGTTGGACGCTGTAACGGCTAGTTAATGTGGCGAGGGTTGTATTTGTATCCAATTTAGTCCATGAAATCctaattatcttattatttatctGAGTTATAATGACAAAGTTTTAATAAGAGGGACTAAATTGGATACAAATACAACCCTCGCCACATTAACTAGTCATTACAGCGTCCAACGTGACAGGAAGGGTGTCATCTCAGCACTCCATTTGCCTAATTATCACCGGAAAGAGTCGAAGGACCATATTGGTGCCAAAACTTGAATCTGGAGGACCagtatagataattttaaatttcggGAACCAAAATGAATAATCGCGTGAATCTCAAGGACCAAAATAGGGATTTAGTCTGTGGAGGTTGCTATAAACTGAAGAATTTTCGCCGCCTAGGCAAACAAGGATGAATTAGTATTGGGTACTAAGCAATAATACTAACGACAACTATTTTATGGGGCCTGGCTGCTGAAATGATATACATTAATTGAGTGGAATAATAAGCTCATGATTTCTAGAAGAATGTGAGGTTGTTGGGTATAAACGAAAGTCAAACACTAAAGATACAAGGGATACAGACTGTTCTCTAAACATCCCTAATCTTTACCATCTTTCTTTCTTAATTATCTTTGTTGGGTCTTAGAccgttaattttttattttcggcTTATGgtcttgtatatttttattttttggttaagtttgataaaaatttatGGATTGAAATCATTATCCAGACAAACAATATCTTGTACTTAACCATTGATCAAACCCAAGCCCAAAAACTCCGAGCAACCTACCAAAAACCTGAAATTTATACGTATACCAAATACCTGACATCCATGACgaccaaaaaacaaaaatcatGGACATCCGAATAAAAACATATATAGTTATTAttgtacacaaaaaaaaaaaatacacaattattatcactaatttaaattgatctAGTAATTAACTCACTAATTCCTTTAAACTGGATTTGGAGATTTGAATCCTCTCATAATTCATGagtaaaacttttaacttttcttaCTCTTATGTTAAAACCTATTCGGGTAAGTACaatttaatagaaaataaaatttatcattaaattatttttttattatcatagcaaaaaaaaaataattatggagaattatttttattaaaatatatctaaatttttttttttacgttaacACTCTaccaaaactactaaaaataggaTGAATGTATAATATATTATCTTAATGATGGCAAGTTTATTGGagcaaaataatttataatattttttattttaagatagataataaaaatttattactaaaAGAAAATAGGATATAATTTATACCTATTTTTTATGCATAAGTATCATAGTATATAAGTATTCATGATCCCTATGAAATGGGAAATAAGCCAAAAAGACGAAGAAGAAAATGCATAATAGTCTTTATTAATGTTATTTCATCATACAATCTcctaaattagaaataaaattaagcaGGCAAGGAATATAATTTAAACATTAAGAAGACTCAACATGTGaataattatgataaattaacttgtgtaaaaaaataataaaatttataataaaaatataaaaacttaaaaaataggaacaaaataaaagaaataaaagagattgagaacaataataaataataatgtttgatagtttataaaaaaattaaagactagAAATAATGCATCATacgagaaaaaaatatattattgaatagAAGAGTAATAATCGATAAAAAAATGAGATTCTCTTCTAGCATATATAGCCATTTACAGTGAAAAATTTAGGTTAAATTACATAGTTAGTCCCTACACTTTCAGTGAAATTGcaaattggtccctatagtttaaaagtttgtaattgggtccctgaacaaaattaaaatttgtaattaggtcCCTACCGTTCAAATACcgtttgatttaacagaatattcctcAGTATATTCGCTATTTTAAACATGTGAATTGCACGTGTTTAGCAGTAAAGACTAATTtgcaattttagtaaaaatataggACCAACActataatttaactatttaaaaataaCCGAAAAATTCCTAACCCACCCCACCCCCTCCCCAGCCTTCTCACTATCACTTCTCCATGCCCAAAATGAAGCACCTCCTTCGAAAGCTTCACATCGGTGGCGCCAGCACCACCACTTCCACCACCGCTATCCACCAcgtgccgccgccgccgccgatTATCGCTCCCTCTACTTCTTCCGCTTCCTCTTCCGCTCTCCCCTCTCCCACTCCAGTCGTCGTGGATCTATTTCAAACCCTagcagcaccaccaccaccagcatcaGCAACAATGAAAACGGCATCGTTAGTGATTTCAGTTTGTTGGAGCAAGAGGAGTTTAAGATGCAATTGGCTCTTGCGATCAACGCCTCTGATCCCGATGTCCATAAGGACCCTGAATCTGCGCAGATCGATGCTGCTAAATAGATCAGCCTCAGATATGAAGGATATGTGCTATCGTTCAGTTTCAGTCCCTTCGTTACTgggcactctctctctctctctcacacacacacaaagAGTAGCAGATACATTAGTAGTCTCTAATTACTGATACATCAATAGCTAGAAAGGATTAATATGACTATTGATTGTCTTGGTTAGGATTAATGTGGGTAAATGgttctctttttttcttggttGATATGATTGTTATTCTTATAATTACTATACTCAATCACTGAGGGAGAACGTTATGGATTGTACTTATCTGTTGTTATATGGACGTTTTTTATTTAGAGTGAAGTTTATTGCCATTAGTGTTGGGCATTTCCATTCATGGTTTTATACTTTCGTGGTCGTTATGGGAAATTTTTTTGCTGCTGTGTCGATGTAGTTGTTGTTCTGGAGTCTGCTGAAAATACTAATTTGCTTTGCAGAACACAACTTTATTGGAGTTAATGAATTCATTCCCTCCGATGAAAAAATAGCTCTTATTACTAGAAGGTTTAGGTTCATGATTCCATCTGCACTTGACATGAAACCTGATAGTAACATGGTGGCAGCTGTTGTGGTGGTTGATGCCATGGCCATGGCTGCCAGTGAAGAAGGGAGGGAAAGAGGGGAAGAGAAAGGATAatggaagaaaaggaaaaagaagaagtggACATTATGGTAAATGTGTGTTTTTTTTACAGTAAACGTTATTGAGGACctaattagaaattttaattttcttcaaggactcaattacaaaattttaaattatagggACTAATTTGTAATTTCATTGAAAGTGTAGAGACTAATTGTGTAATTTAACCTTATTATAAAATCTAGAGTAAATGACATTTTCGTCCCTGGCCTTTTTTGTGTGGACATTTTCGTCCTCAAGCAACGGAAAATACATTAAAGCCCCTAACCCCTGAAAAACGTGGACATTTATGTCCTTCCGTTGAATGCAGCCATTTGTAGTGGACAGAAAAGGCTGAGCTGGCAGAGGTGGTGATGAGGTGGCACGTAACGGAGGCCAGGTGGCATGGAGCTTTTTGTAACAGGACATATAAGTCCCTGGAGACGAAAACGACGCTGTTTCGTCTCCTCTCCCAATCTTTCAAATTCGTCTTCTCCAATCTCTCGTCTGCACAGAAATGGCGAAGTGGGTGTTGTGGGGAGTGGGGGCAAAAAGGAAGTTCTTCCTTCCATGGCATCTGAAGGGGTATCATCAAGTTGGAGAAGAAGTGGAGGTCAGGTCGGCTCGAGCTCACATCCTAAGGAGAAGGACGGCAAGCATGGCGTCTCACCAAAGTGCTTCTGTGGAGAAAACGCAATCCTTTTCATGTCGAAGACGCGAAGCAATCTGGACAGATTGTTTTTGGGCTATCCCTTTTACAAGGTATGGTAACGAAATGTGATCCACGTGTGGTTGAAGATGTGTTAGGGTTACTAGTTTTTAGTTCTTGAATTATGTGGGTTGACATGCTGCAGGCAAGACAACCctattacaaattttttttgtgacttgatGAGCACGTTGCTAGACTTGGATTGACAGAAACAAAGTATATAGGAGAGAAGGAATTTTTCGATGTAGAAGATTATCACAGGTAGTATGACATGAAAATGAGGATCAGCTGCTTGGAGAAGAGGATATTAGCTCTAGAGATGAAAAGAAAGCCAATAAGATGGTGTATCTGTGTCATTGTTATTGTGTTTATTTTTGCTGTTCTAAGTTGTAAGAGTTGATAAAGGAATGAAAAAGTGTGTTGTATTGTTGCAGCAATTATCAAAATTCAGTGTCATTTATATGAATGATTGCATTGCCCTGTACATGTTGTGTAAGGTGTGGACGAAATTAAAGTTGTTTCCCTAATAGATAACATACCATTGCATtagtgataaaaaaaattggtttagTTAACATCCATATTCATCTGACCTACAAAGGGTGTTCAAAAATCATTACATAGACAAAGGGCGTTCAACAACCATTACATAGACAAAAAATTGTCACAAAAAGCACTTAATGATAGTAGTCTTCACTCTTTCGAGTCGTTTATTTTTGGAGAAGTTGGCAAATTTGGGGGTGGAGCTTCTTGATTCGGAGCTGCAGATGGGATGGTAGATGGAGTTGGCTCTTGTGTATTAGGATGGATTGTGGAGGTAGCGATTGGAGCCGGCGGCCTGAAGATCTTCTGCTTTGGTCTGAACCTGGACTGTTGTGGGCGAGCGGTgttattggcttttcctggagGTTTAAATCGACAGCCTATAGTTGGGGCTGGTGGCCTGGTTTGAGTAGTTGTTGGCCCTAGAGGTAAAATGACAAGTGTGGATCTTGTCACCATTGTTGGAGCTGGTGGCATAGGTGGATTGCACGGGGCAGGTGATTCTACAACAGTGGGGTTTGGGGAACTGCTTGGTTGGCTTCTGGATGCATCTTGGAAATATGCATGAAAGATGTGAACAGAATAGTACTATTAAGACAGATTAGTCCCTAATCATAATAGCACTAATACAGAATAGTCCCTAGTCATAGCAGTAATAAGACAGATTAGTCCTTCATTATTTCTATACTAAGACAGATTAATCCCTAACCATAATTGTACTAATACAAATTAGTCCCTATAATACAAGATTCCACTGTATGGTTGTTACCTCTGAACCTGGAGCAGATTGTGACATTGGAAGCACAATCAGTGACTGGGAGGTGGTAGCTGCTTTCTTCCTAGGGAGCCTTGTCTTCGGCTTCCAGTTTGGGTTAGAAGGGGCTCCCTTACATGTTTTGTAGTTGTGGCCTTTCTCGCCACACTTGCTGTAGGATACAACGAATGACCTCTTCAGTTTTCCTTCTTGCATGAGTGGCTCAACCGGATTCTTTTGCCTATTATGAACCTTTGGCCATCCAATTGGCCTTTTGATAATAGGTGGGTCTGGCTTCAAGAAATCAGTTCTTACCCAAAATTTAGGACTTGGAACAGGCTTAATACAGTGTGCATACGTCCTCCTGATGGACTCCATGCATAGCCAAGGGTGAACATAGTCTTGAGGTGTGTCATATCTCTTCCTAATGGCAGCAAATGCATGTAAACAGGACATGCCTGAGGTAATACAGCGAAAGTGAGTAATATAACCAAAATAATAGTAAAGGGGattcaaatcaaaataacaaagaaactgAATCAAGTATTGTACAGGAGTTACCAGTCAGTTGCCATCGATTGCATGAGCAAGTGTGCCTAATGAGGTCCACATCCACCTTGGTTTATTTGCGAGATACCTAAAACCTCTTTCGTTCATTGTCACAACCCATTCAGCCGTCCACTTGGTGCTAAGGTTTACCAGCTTCTCCAACCTCTTTTCCTGAACTGGTGCTAGCCTCCCTGAGTGATTCTCCAAGACCCGTTTATGATTCACCATCCGCCTCATGAGATAACATCTAATCTCTTCACACATGGTTAGTACAGGCTTGTAGCGGTAGTTAACTATTTTAGCATTAAAAACCTCACACATGTTGTTTGTGAGGTTATCCACTTTTGGCCCATGGGAGAAGTAAGCCTTGACCCATGTCTCAGGTTCAAATTTGCTGAGGTACTCTCAGGCACCCTGGTTAACTGTCTTCAACTTATCCATGCATTCCTTGAATT
This genomic window contains:
- the LOC112791379 gene encoding external alternative NAD(P)H-ubiquinone oxidoreductase B3, mitochondrial; the encoded protein is MRTFTFFQRLSKAFHGYDSHFKLVLLCTTVSGGGLLAYGEAVAQSEAAVVKEEKKKVVVLGTGWAGTSFLKNLENPRYEVHVVSPRNYFAFTPLLPSVTCGTVEARSIVEPVRNIFRKKNVKVDFSEAECLKIDAANRKVYCRSSISNNSNEKDEFVVDYDFLIIAVGANVNTFNTPGVVENCHFLKEVEDAQKIRRTVIDCFERASLPSVSEEEKKRILHFAIVGGGPTGVEFAASLHDFVNEDLVKLYPGIKDLVKITLLEAGEHILSMFDKRITSFAEDKFRRDGIDVKTGSMVVKVSDKEISTKEMKNGGEITTMPYGMAVWSTGIGTRPFIRDFMTQIGQINRRAVATDEWLRVEGTNNVYALGDCATINQRKVMEDIAAIFKKADKDNSGTLTVKEFQEVLDDICERYPQVELYLKTRQMNDIADLLKEAKGDVAKESIELSIEELKTALSKVDSQMKFLPATAQVASQQGTYLAKCFNRMEECEKNPEGPIRFRGEGRHRFKPFRYKHLGQFAPLGGEQAAAQLPGDWVSIGHSTQWLWYSVYASKQVSWRTRALVVSDWTRRFIFGRDSSQI